gaCTGGagtaaaaacagattggaatagtttttcgTTACAAGGTCCTTGATTTGTTTATGTGTATAGGTTTTCTATTTTAGATGTCCTGTAGGCCCATGTGTGTAGTTTAGGCCGAAGCTGTTCACTAGGTCGATGAAGTATCAAATTACTGCAGTTGAGCCTTTTCATACAAACGGTGCACAGTCATAAGGGCAGAATCGTTATGGAAATATCTAGTTCCATTAAAAGCTTATAACCTTATTAGAGGAATACATCACACGCCAGTAGTCGCTCTTCTCGTGTTGTAACATACGCGACCTTGGCAAAACATGTAAAATTGGAGTGCTAGTACCGAGCTGACGATACTTGATGAGCTGATGATCTTGATGGTCTGTGAATGCCACTCATATACGATGTTGTCTGACCAAGCGCGACGCAAACGACACATGTAGACAAGCAAGTCACTAAGCGCCTTTTTATCTACTGAACGAGGGCATTGTCTGACTAGACCACTTCGTCTAAGTTTTTCGCGTCTATCCCATCCGACAAGATGAAGTTCTCAGGGTCACCTTCCATTTCGTCGATCATAGACATATTGAACGATGTAACATCGCTGTCATTGTCCTCGCTGTAGTCACTGGCAAAAGGACCGGGCCATGGTGACCAAGCCTCCGGCTCCAGCGTGGCTCCACGGGCCACCAGTGTCTCCCACGTCTCACCCTGTTCGTCTGGGCCGACGATTCCGGATCCTGGCGCCGCTTTCATGCCGGAAGTCATAGCAATAGGCGGCTGTGACGGCTTGAGCACGAAGACAAACACGAGCCCAGTGACCACGGCGGCCGACAGTACCGTGAAAAAGGCCGTGGCTATCGCATTGCACGCTGATCCAAGCCGGAGCGTGGTGGCACTGGCGGCGTGAGACTCGTCTGTGTCCGACGGGTCTTCTATCTCATCTACGTGAATCTCCACCTCGGAATCACCCAATGGCTGCTCACCCTCCGCTATGGACTGGAAGGTGTCGTCCATGGCGTTGGCTTTGTTTGCGTGTTCCCCAAATAATGGCACTTACCCTCTACTTGAGATTCTTCGAGAAGCCGACGGTTAGCGGAAGTGGAGAGCAAGAAGcttgaaagaaaaagtaaaaaaggaCAATTTTTACAATCATTACAATCACAATCATTACAATCATTACAATCACTACAATCATTACAAATAATAAAAGAGACTGGTGTTATAATTAAGAAAAAAGCATGGTGTACCAGATAGCAGAAAAAATGGGGGTACTGAAGTGATTTTGAATATATTCAGTAAAGTTATGAAAAATTGAAAGGTTATttcatgaaataaagaaaagtatctcgttttacatgccaaaccgatatctcattatgaggcacgccattcacggggactccgaaataattttaaCAACCTAGGATTCCTTAACGGGCACCTAATGCTCGGTATACGGCGTTTTCTGCGTTTCGGAaacatcaaaatgcggccaccgtgggcaGCATTCCCACACAAAAATTTTTGTAGAAGGTCTATAGACATGTTTCCATGAAGTATGTAGAATTCCGGTAGACTTATGGCCTTACACATTTTATAGAGTAGTCTATGAAAtatctgagtctatagattgatGGAAATCCACGTTTGTAGGCAATTCTCTGCAGAATGTCTAAACACATAagtgtatatataaatataagtgtataggcttatacagttctacttttgtagactgaagtctatgaaGTCTCTACAAGCTATCTATAGACAAtttctatagaccagtctatagacagtctatggacTTATGACCTTACACTTTTTGTAGACCAGTGTGTGTGTCTGAGTCTATGGACACTATAGGATGTCTATAGAATAATGAAAATTCACCTTTGTAGACAAATatctgcagaatgtctatagacaacaTTGCATATGGTTATACAGTTCTATATTTGTAGACTGACGTCTATGGAATATCTATAAACAAATGCCTATAGATATTCTATAGACATTTGCCTATAGATATTTTGTAgtcattccatagacttcagtctacaaaaagaGTACTGTATCACCCTatacttttgtctatagacataatgcagacatttgtctacaaacgtgaactttcattaatctatagacagtctatagagcGTCTACAGACTCAGAGATATTATAGAGTAGTCTACAAAAAGTGTAAGGCTATATCTCCAAAGACTGTCTATAGGCAATTCCTGAATACCATAGACTAGATCTATAGAGTTTAGCCTTAAACAATTAGTCAACTATTGTCGATATAGGGTGTCCCCAGCTAACATAAATTTAGTGAAGCTGTTCAATAAAGAATAATGTAAAAAAAGTCGGCGCAGTAAGATTCGAATTTAAGACCGATAGTGTTCAGCTACGAGAGATCTGACCTGTAGGTCTTTTTATGATAGTATAAATTGCATCGTGTTTTTTATATTTTCATCGACCAGCTTGGCTAAAATAGCCGGGATGGACACCCTATATACTAGCTAGGTAAACCACATTTTGCCAACTATGTTTCGATTATATATAAACACTCGTTGCTGGTGGTTGTTATTAAGCAGTCTGTTGGAAATGTCTATACAAATCTATTGCATTCAGCATGCATATGGGAACATACCTAGGGAAGTGTACAAGAAAATCGTGCATGCGGACGAAAGCAGGCGAAAAATTTTTAATGCATGTAGCTGTGAATATTTCTGTAAGGCTACATGAGCATTTCAGCACAAGCACATTTAAGAAATATTACAGTTGCGTGTAATGCATCCGCTTGAATGAAACCTGCTAGCAATTTGTTATTTACAAGTTAGTTAAAGTTATTGTTTACATAGGGTGGCAAAACATTTAAATgtatattatgcatgtgcacctgttccctctcatctgcacttatgcactGATGTCAATAGCTCaataatgctcctgaac
This Dermacentor albipictus isolate Rhodes 1998 colony chromosome 1, USDA_Dalb.pri_finalv2, whole genome shotgun sequence DNA region includes the following protein-coding sequences:
- the LOC135904841 gene encoding uncharacterized protein, yielding MDDTFQSIAEGEQPLGDSEVEIHVDEIEDPSDTDESHAASATTLRLGSACNAIATAFFTVLSAAVVTGLVFVFVLKPSQPPIAMTSGMKAAPGSGIVGPDEQGETWETLVARGATLEPEAWSPWPGPFASDYSEDNDSDVTSFNMSMIDEMEGDPENFILSDGIDAKNLDEVV